The following coding sequences lie in one Sulfuricurvum sp. genomic window:
- a CDS encoding divergent polysaccharide deacetylase family protein — protein sequence MSKRPRSSKSSFSKWFPVAFSVLLLTIAASLIGYFIGLHQAQNELISERRQSQKLIEQIRELAAIDESNLTSVRSKDNTNEKEIRRLKKELEDLLKRERMHEEVKPQHEYAPAPPPPPEKRSLRPAGSEAKLVIIMDDVSYAHDVKAIQSTGLPLVMSFLPPSSRHPDSALLAKQQHMYMVHLPLEAMAFDEVEPNTLTIESTEDEIEKRLSILKQLYPHAHYMNNHTGSKFTSDPEAMDRLIRVMQKEGLQFVDSRTIATTKGREATAKYGMRYLVRDVFLDDKDGVENVKKQIKEAVEKAKRYGTAIAIGHPRVDTIEALKESKDLLKEVHLVSIDQI from the coding sequence ATGAGCAAACGGCCTCGATCTTCCAAGTCTTCCTTTTCAAAATGGTTTCCAGTCGCTTTTTCTGTATTGCTGTTAACAATAGCCGCTTCCTTGATAGGGTATTTTATCGGATTACACCAGGCTCAAAACGAACTGATCTCTGAACGTCGTCAGTCGCAAAAACTGATTGAGCAGATTCGAGAGCTTGCGGCTATCGATGAATCGAATCTCACCTCTGTACGATCAAAAGATAACACTAATGAGAAAGAAATTCGGCGTCTAAAAAAAGAACTGGAAGATTTATTGAAACGTGAACGCATGCATGAAGAGGTCAAGCCTCAACATGAATATGCGCCAGCACCTCCACCCCCTCCTGAGAAACGCTCTCTGCGCCCTGCCGGATCGGAAGCGAAGCTGGTCATAATTATGGATGACGTATCGTATGCGCATGATGTCAAGGCGATCCAATCGACCGGATTGCCGCTCGTTATGTCGTTTCTGCCTCCGAGTTCGCGCCATCCCGATTCTGCACTCTTAGCGAAGCAGCAGCACATGTATATGGTCCATTTACCTCTGGAAGCGATGGCATTTGATGAGGTAGAACCGAATACTTTAACGATTGAGAGCACGGAAGATGAGATTGAAAAACGGCTCAGTATTTTGAAACAACTCTATCCGCATGCACATTACATGAATAACCATACCGGTTCGAAATTCACCTCTGACCCTGAAGCGATGGACAGGTTGATTCGGGTGATGCAAAAAGAGGGGCTGCAGTTTGTAGACAGCCGTACGATTGCTACAACCAAAGGGCGTGAGGCAACGGCAAAATATGGGATGCGTTACTTAGTGCGAGATGTATTTTTAGACGATAAAGACGGTGTAGAAAATGTCAAAAAGCAGATCAAAGAGGCGGTAGAAAAAGCCAAACGATACGGAACCGCTATCGCAATCGGTCATCCGCGTGTCGACACGATCGAAGCACTCAAAGAGTCAAAAGATCTTTTAAAAGAGGTACACCTGGTCAGTATAGACCAAATATGA
- a CDS encoding DNA-processing protein DprA, translated as MHTEIPFSIPELSSMKRYPEKLYYRGDLGLIHRPKISIVGTRRPNPYTRAITFELSKKLAFSGMIIVSGAAAGVDAIAHQGAGAENTIAVLPSGIDVRYPNANAKLIQAIEQEGLTLTQFEPGFTAREWSFVVRNEVVVALGDALIVAEADIGSGSMRSVEYALEMGKPIYVLPHRLRESAATRQLLADGKATAIDDLDMFVARMSQKGKNAIDDTPFIAYCRNNPTYDEVVVKFPSEIFEAELSGLIEVKNGRVSVV; from the coding sequence ATGCATACCGAAATTCCATTTTCCATTCCTGAACTCTCTTCAATGAAGCGTTATCCCGAAAAACTTTATTATAGAGGCGATTTAGGGCTTATTCACCGCCCCAAGATCTCGATCGTGGGAACTCGCAGGCCTAACCCCTATACACGAGCGATTACGTTTGAATTATCCAAAAAACTGGCATTCTCGGGGATGATTATTGTCAGCGGTGCTGCTGCAGGGGTCGACGCAATAGCTCATCAGGGTGCAGGTGCTGAAAATACGATAGCCGTTTTGCCGAGCGGGATTGATGTCCGCTATCCGAATGCTAATGCAAAGCTCATACAAGCGATTGAGCAAGAAGGGCTTACCCTAACCCAGTTTGAGCCCGGCTTTACAGCACGTGAGTGGAGCTTTGTCGTACGTAATGAGGTCGTAGTAGCATTGGGTGATGCTTTGATCGTTGCGGAAGCCGATATCGGTAGCGGAAGTATGCGAAGTGTTGAATATGCATTGGAAATGGGAAAGCCGATTTATGTCCTCCCTCATCGTCTTCGTGAAAGTGCGGCAACCCGTCAGCTTTTAGCGGACGGGAAAGCGACAGCAATCGATGATCTTGACATGTTTGTTGCACGAATGAGTCAAAAAGGAAAAAATGCAATCGACGATACACCGTTTATCGCCTATTGTCGAAACAATCCGACGTATGATGAAGTTGTTGTGAAATTTCCGAGTGAAATTTTTGAAGCGGAATTAAGCGGTTTGATTGAAGTTAAAAATGGGAGAGTCTCAGTGGTATAA
- a CDS encoding sulfite:cytochrome C oxidoreductase subunit B, with protein sequence MKIKLLITALLFSTSALFAQVAKPIEMPYVDYPIEAGDHDEVAQQYCLICHSFGYILNQGKKSRPYWTGTVAKMVNEFKAPIPKEDQQTIINYLVKHYGYEVQSGQSGH encoded by the coding sequence ATGAAAATAAAATTACTAATTACCGCACTATTATTCAGTACATCGGCTCTTTTTGCCCAAGTCGCTAAACCGATCGAAATGCCGTATGTCGATTATCCGATTGAAGCGGGAGATCATGATGAAGTTGCACAACAGTACTGTCTGATCTGTCATTCTTTCGGATATATCCTCAATCAAGGGAAAAAAAGCCGTCCTTACTGGACCGGTACGGTTGCTAAAATGGTCAATGAATTTAAAGCACCGATCCCAAAAGAAGATCAACAAACTATTATCAACTATCTCGTAAAACACTATGGGTATGAAGTTCAATCCGGGCAATCAGGACATTAA
- the ilvC gene encoding ketol-acid reductoisomerase: MALSVYYDKDCNIELIKSKKVAMIGFGSQGHAHAENLRDSGVEVIIGLRKEGSSWAKAEAKGFKVMTVADASAAADVVMILLPDENQAEIYKNEIEPNLKHGATIAFGHGFNIHYGRIHPRADINVTMIAPKAPGHTVRSEFVRGGGIPDLIAVGQNPSGTTKELALSYASAIGGGRTAIIETTFKDETETDLFGEQAVLCGGAASLVQAGFETLTEAGYAPELAYFECLHELKLIVDLMFEGGIADMRYSISNTAEYGDYVSGKRVINAESKAAMKEILKEIQDGRFAKDFILEGQAGYPRMNAERANARASLIEQTGVKLRSMMPWISKNKIVDQSKN; encoded by the coding sequence ATGGCATTGAGCGTCTACTACGATAAAGATTGTAATATCGAATTAATCAAAAGCAAAAAAGTGGCAATGATCGGTTTTGGATCACAAGGTCACGCACATGCGGAAAACCTTCGCGATAGCGGCGTTGAAGTAATCATCGGTCTTCGTAAAGAGGGTAGTTCATGGGCAAAAGCGGAAGCAAAAGGGTTCAAAGTTATGACGGTTGCAGATGCATCTGCAGCAGCTGACGTTGTTATGATTCTTCTTCCGGATGAAAACCAAGCAGAAATCTATAAAAACGAAATCGAGCCGAACCTCAAACACGGTGCAACGATCGCATTTGGTCACGGATTCAACATCCATTACGGACGCATTCACCCACGTGCTGACATCAACGTAACGATGATCGCTCCAAAAGCACCGGGTCACACTGTACGTTCTGAATTCGTTCGCGGCGGCGGGATTCCCGATCTTATCGCTGTAGGTCAAAATCCAAGCGGTACGACCAAAGAATTGGCACTTTCATACGCTTCTGCAATCGGTGGCGGACGTACGGCAATCATCGAAACAACATTCAAAGATGAGACTGAAACAGACCTTTTCGGAGAGCAAGCGGTTCTTTGCGGTGGTGCTGCATCACTCGTACAAGCAGGATTTGAAACATTGACAGAAGCGGGTTACGCACCTGAATTGGCATACTTCGAGTGTCTTCATGAATTGAAACTTATCGTTGACTTGATGTTCGAGGGCGGTATCGCTGACATGCGTTACTCTATCTCTAACACAGCGGAATACGGTGACTACGTTTCCGGTAAACGTGTTATCAATGCAGAATCAAAAGCGGCAATGAAAGAGATTCTCAAAGAGATCCAAGACGGTCGTTTCGCAAAAGACTTCATTCTAGAAGGTCAAGCGGGTTATCCACGTATGAACGCTGAGCGTGCAAACGCTCGTGCGTCATTGATCGAGCAAACAGGTGTAAAACTGCGCTCTATGATGCCGTGGATTTCTAAAAATAAAATTGTTGACCAAAGCAAAAACTAA